The nucleotide window GCGGCACGTTGTTGTCGAGCGTACCATGCGCGAGGAGCAGCTTGCCTTTGAGATTCTTGGCGAGATTCTGGTTCGCGGCGTCTTCGTAATTATGGCCATCGTCGAGGCCTTCGTACCGCTCGCCCCAATCGTCCTCGTAGACGCGGTTGTCGTGGTTGCCGGATTCCGAGATGCCCACCTTGAAGAAATCGGGATACCGGAACATGGCGTCGGCGGTCGCGAAGCCGCCGCCGGAGTGACCGTAGATGCCCGCCTTGTCGATGTCGATCCATCGATAACGCTGCGCGAGCTCGCGCATGCCGGCCACCTGATCGGGGAGGGTGTTGTCGCCCATGTTGCCGTAATAGGCATCGTGGAAGGCCTTGGAGCGCCACGGCGTTCCCATGCCATCGATCTCGACGACGATGAAGCCAAGGTCGGCGAGTGCCTGCGCGTCGCCGCGCGCCGGGTTGAAGGTGCGTCCGCCGACCGACCCGGTCTGCGGACCGGGGTAGATGTGGTTGATGATCGGGTACTTCTTTGTCGAATCCAGACTCACCGGCGTGTACATCAATCCGTAGATGTCCGTCTTGCCGTCGCGCGCTTTCAGTATGATCGGCGTGGGCGGCTTCCATCCGGTCGCGACGAGGCGCGAGATGTCGGCCTTCTCGACGGCGACGACGACCTTGCCGTTTAGGTCGCGCACCACGCTGGTCTGCGGCGTCGTGGGGGTGGAGTACGTGTCGAAGAGGTATTTGTTGTTCGGCGAAAGCGACACGTCGTGGTCGGCGTTCTCCGGCGTGAGGAGCGTGAGCCCCTTGCCGTCCATTCCGATCTTGTAGAAGTGCCGGAAGTACGGGTCGCGCCCCGCCTCTTTGCCGACGCCCGCGAAGTACAGCTCATGCTTCGGCTCATCGACGCGCACGAGTTGGGTGACGTTGCCGTCTCCGTTCGTGATCTGGTGTTTCAGCTGTCCCGTCGTGAGATCGTAGAGGTACAGCTGTCCCCAGTTGTCGCGCTCTGAAAACCAGATCACCTCGTTCGACGCCGGCAGCACGTGCCAGTTCACGCGTCCGTTGCCGGACTCGAACTGTGTCTTCGTCGATTCCTGAAGCACGTCGCGAATGGCGCCGGTGTTGGCGTCGGCGATTCGCAGAACCTCGTGCTTGTGATCGCGCGACGTGGAGACGAAGGCCAGATGCGAGCCGTCGGGATACCACTCGACATCCGACCACGAGCCTCCCCGGCAAGCTACGTCGTCGCAGAGCGTCGAGCGGTGCTGGTCCGGCGGCATTTGGAGCCGCACGATGCGCGGCGTCGTGCCACTCAGGTCGATGAGCACACGCTGGATCATCGTGACGATGCTATCGCCCGGAAGCGGATACTTGAACGTGCGCAAGTCGGGGTGGCCGACCTTGGTGCTCACCAGATACATCTCGCCGACGTTGCGCTGATCCTGCTGGAAGGTGGCGATCTTCTTGGAATCGGGCGACCAAAGAAGAATTGCGCGGTCGCTGTTTTGCCATCCGGCGTTGTCGGTGGCGT belongs to Gemmatimonadaceae bacterium and includes:
- a CDS encoding DPP IV N-terminal domain-containing protein — its product is MRTRVLAVSATLAAALSLPRPTLAQQRAVTAADYARAERAMSYNVIPLVFGTAVRPTWLPLPDERFWFRDVTPTGTQIILVDPAKGTRTRCDNEPAHCGIDFPPDTTGGRGRGGVAGRGGGGRGRGGRPPETMSPDGTKGAFIRDWNLWIRDVASGRETQLTTDGVKNFGYATDNAGWQNSDRAILLWSPDSKKIATFQQDQRNVGEMYLVSTKVGHPDLRTFKYPLPGDSIVTMIQRVLIDLSGTTPRIVRLQMPPDQHRSTLCDDVACRGGSWSDVEWYPDGSHLAFVSTSRDHKHEVLRIADANTGAIRDVLQESTKTQFESGNGRVNWHVLPASNEVIWFSERDNWGQLYLYDLTTGQLKHQITNGDGNVTQLVRVDEPKHELYFAGVGKEAGRDPYFRHFYKIGMDGKGLTLLTPENADHDVSLSPNNKYLFDTYSTPTTPQTSVVRDLNGKVVVAVEKADISRLVATGWKPPTPIILKARDGKTDIYGLMYTPVSLDSTKKYPIINHIYPGPQTGSVGGRTFNPARGDAQALADLGFIVVEIDGMGTPWRSKAFHDAYYGNMGDNTLPDQVAGMRELAQRYRWIDIDKAGIYGHSGGGFATADAMFRYPDFFKVGISESGNHDNRVYEDDWGERYEGLDDGHNYEDAANQNLAKNLKGKLLLAHGTLDNNVPPNNTLLVADALIKANKDFDLLMLPNQAHGYGTEANYMTRRRWDYFVKNLLGAEPPKEYELGPKQAGTPVTP